In the Piscinibacter sp. XHJ-5 genome, one interval contains:
- a CDS encoding sugar ABC transporter permease: protein MKSGHWRDWIDEQSGRLFIAPAVAVVLAFSIFPLGVSALLSVSRFSLQAGGVDLAFIGALNYRRLLLGSQQYHFLGTQGELPVWGGPVLALVVALFGAGFVRSMRGLPDARRWTAGSAGALGCLLAATLLAPLGPFQARAAALIEAADVPWFAWLGGVALSLVALALLLQRLAPGRIGIAGWCGRLLAATFTMVLAMLVIATGGRGGQPGSMLTTLFYVVGGTALQFALGLGLAMLCAQNIRGRDFFRLSFFLPLMVTPVGVAYTFRMLADMSVGPLAPLARWFGMGALTWAQDAWSARWVVLLSDAWQWTPFMFIVLLAAVEGQSREQVEAAQLDGASSWRVFRDITWPGIAPTAAALVLIRLIEGFKIVDLPNVLTNGGPGIATESMTLHAFIDWRTLNLGGSAAVAYMLLFVATVSTVSFFQFVVRPARGPR, encoded by the coding sequence GTGAAGAGCGGCCATTGGCGGGACTGGATCGACGAGCAGTCCGGCCGCCTGTTCATCGCCCCGGCGGTGGCGGTGGTGCTGGCGTTCTCGATCTTCCCGCTCGGCGTCTCGGCGCTGCTGTCGGTGTCGCGCTTCTCGCTGCAGGCCGGTGGTGTCGACCTCGCCTTCATCGGTGCGCTGAACTACCGCAGGCTGCTGCTCGGCTCGCAGCAGTACCACTTTCTCGGCACTCAGGGCGAGCTGCCCGTGTGGGGCGGCCCGGTGCTGGCGCTGGTGGTGGCGCTGTTCGGCGCAGGCTTCGTGCGCTCGATGCGCGGACTGCCGGATGCCCGCCGCTGGACCGCGGGCTCGGCCGGCGCGCTGGGCTGCCTGCTGGCCGCGACGCTGCTCGCCCCGCTGGGGCCGTTCCAGGCCCGCGCCGCGGCGCTCATCGAGGCCGCCGATGTGCCGTGGTTCGCCTGGCTCGGCGGCGTGGCCCTGTCGCTGGTCGCCCTCGCGCTGCTGCTGCAGCGCCTCGCGCCGGGCCGCATCGGCATCGCCGGCTGGTGCGGCCGCCTGCTCGCGGCCACGTTCACGATGGTGCTCGCGATGCTGGTCATCGCGACCGGCGGACGCGGCGGGCAGCCGGGCTCGATGCTGACGACGCTGTTCTACGTGGTCGGCGGCACCGCGCTGCAGTTCGCCCTGGGACTGGGCCTGGCCATGCTCTGCGCGCAGAACATCCGCGGCCGCGACTTCTTTCGCCTGAGCTTCTTCCTGCCGCTGATGGTGACGCCGGTCGGCGTGGCCTACACCTTCCGCATGCTGGCCGACATGTCGGTGGGACCGCTCGCCCCGCTGGCGCGCTGGTTCGGCATGGGTGCCCTGACCTGGGCGCAGGACGCCTGGTCTGCGCGCTGGGTGGTTCTGCTGTCCGACGCGTGGCAATGGACACCGTTCATGTTCATCGTGCTGCTCGCGGCCGTCGAAGGCCAGTCTCGCGAGCAGGTCGAGGCTGCCCAGCTCGACGGCGCATCGTCGTGGCGCGTGTTCCGCGACATCACCTGGCCCGGCATCGCGCCGACCGCGGCCGCGCTGGTGCTGATCCGGCTGATCGAGGGCTTCAAGATCGTCGACCTGCCCAACGTGCTGACCAACGGCGGGCCGGGCATCGCCACCGAAAGCATGACCCTGCATGCCTTCATCGACTGGCGGACCCTCAATCTCGGCGGATCGGCGGCGGTGGCCTACATGCTGCTGTTCGTGGCCACCGTGAGCACCGTGAGCTTCTTCCAGTTCGTGGTGCGACCGGCGCGAGGGCCGCGATGA
- a CDS encoding carbohydrate ABC transporter permease — translation MTLLQASRPGELSTAGKLAVYGALLLWSLVVFFPLYWVAITSFKQPVQVFGGPLYLPFVDFAPSLDAWRYVLVTTGADTLRPYVNSLIVATASTVLCSLVGSMAAYGLSRIAYRPTVASVLLLLASLALTVTLVLGAGLSLWWSLAAALVVFLVALRPLQRRFRSHLGNDDILFWIVSQRILPPVVSAIPIYLMFQRIGLLDTHLALIVAYMTVNLPIVIWLMVDFFDGIPRELEESAALDGASRFRIFFDLMLPLARPGLVATTLLVLILAWNEYLLALFLSTAHAQTMPLLVAAQNATRGPQWWTMSVLILLMIVPVMLVTLFLQRFIARGLLVGAVKG, via the coding sequence ATGACGCTGCTGCAAGCGTCTCGCCCGGGCGAGCTGTCGACGGCCGGCAAGCTCGCCGTCTACGGCGCGCTGCTGCTGTGGAGCCTGGTGGTGTTCTTCCCGCTGTACTGGGTGGCGATCACCTCGTTCAAGCAACCGGTGCAGGTCTTCGGAGGTCCGCTGTACCTGCCCTTCGTCGACTTCGCGCCTTCGCTCGATGCCTGGCGCTACGTGCTGGTGACGACGGGCGCAGACACATTGCGGCCCTACGTCAACTCGCTGATCGTCGCCACCGCCTCCACCGTCCTGTGCAGCCTGGTCGGCTCGATGGCCGCCTACGGCTTGTCGCGTATCGCGTACCGGCCCACGGTCGCGTCGGTGCTGCTGCTGCTCGCCAGCCTCGCGCTGACGGTGACGCTGGTGCTCGGCGCGGGCCTGTCGCTGTGGTGGTCGCTGGCGGCGGCGCTGGTAGTCTTTCTCGTCGCCTTGCGTCCGCTGCAGCGGCGCTTCCGCTCGCACCTCGGCAACGACGACATCCTGTTCTGGATCGTGTCGCAGCGCATCCTGCCGCCGGTGGTGTCGGCCATCCCGATCTACCTCATGTTCCAGCGCATCGGCCTGCTCGACACGCACCTCGCGCTGATCGTGGCGTACATGACGGTGAACCTGCCGATCGTCATCTGGCTGATGGTGGACTTCTTCGACGGGATTCCGCGCGAGCTGGAGGAGAGCGCCGCGCTCGACGGCGCCTCGCGCTTTCGCATCTTCTTCGACCTCATGCTGCCGCTGGCACGTCCCGGCCTGGTCGCGACGACGCTGCTGGTGCTCATCCTCGCGTGGAACGAGTACCTGCTCGCCCTCTTCCTGTCGACGGCGCACGCCCAGACCATGCCGCTGCTGGTCGCCGCGCAGAACGCGACGCGCGGGCCGCAGTGGTGGACGATGAGCGTCCTGATCCTGCTGATGATCGTGCCGGTGATGCTGGTGACCTTGTTCCTGCAGCGCTTCATCGCGCGCGGCTTGCTGGTGGGAGCGGTGAAAGGATGA
- a CDS encoding ABC transporter ATP-binding protein, producing MPVRFDRVAKRFGDVDVLRDFDLAVQPGEFVVLLGESGSGKTTALRILAGLESATSGRVLIGERDVTDVLPKNRDVAMVFQSYALYPHKTVAENVAYPLDVRGVAKDEQRAQVLRVARQVQLDALLERYPRQLSGGQRQRVALARAMVRRPAVFLMDEPLSNLDAKLRGHMRAELKHLQQQLGVTTIYVTHDQIEAMTLAHRVALLERGVLQQLDTPARIYNDPANLFVAGFIGAPSMNFLRGSLVDGRLAGLDVPTATRASLAQAVVGVRPEDCRVAGAGAATLEGRIYTVELIGDHTLITLDLGGQMLTVKGPKDFERADGGRLGVSFSPASTYVFDESGGERVR from the coding sequence GTGCCCGTTCGCTTCGACCGCGTCGCCAAGCGTTTCGGCGACGTCGACGTGCTGCGCGACTTCGACCTCGCCGTGCAGCCCGGCGAGTTCGTCGTGCTGCTCGGCGAGTCGGGCTCGGGCAAGACGACCGCCCTGCGCATCCTCGCGGGACTCGAGTCGGCCACGAGCGGACGCGTGCTGATCGGCGAACGCGATGTCACCGACGTGCTGCCGAAGAACCGCGACGTCGCGATGGTGTTCCAGTCGTATGCGCTGTACCCGCACAAGACAGTGGCGGAGAACGTCGCCTACCCGCTCGACGTGCGCGGCGTCGCCAAGGACGAGCAGCGCGCGCAGGTGCTGCGGGTGGCCCGGCAGGTGCAGCTCGACGCGCTGCTCGAGCGCTATCCGCGCCAGCTCTCGGGCGGACAGCGCCAGCGTGTCGCGCTGGCACGAGCGATGGTGCGCCGCCCGGCGGTGTTCCTGATGGACGAGCCGCTGTCCAACCTCGACGCGAAGCTGCGCGGCCACATGCGTGCCGAGCTCAAGCACCTGCAGCAGCAGCTGGGCGTGACCACGATCTACGTCACGCACGACCAGATCGAGGCGATGACGCTGGCACACCGCGTTGCGCTGCTGGAGCGCGGCGTGCTGCAGCAGCTGGACACGCCCGCGCGCATCTACAACGACCCCGCGAACCTGTTCGTCGCCGGCTTCATCGGCGCGCCGTCGATGAACTTCCTGCGCGGATCGCTGGTCGACGGCCGGCTCGCCGGCCTGGACGTGCCGACCGCCACGCGCGCCAGCCTCGCGCAAGCCGTCGTCGGCGTGCGGCCGGAGGATTGCCGCGTGGCGGGCGCCGGTGCGGCGACGCTGGAGGGGCGCATCTACACGGTGGAGCTGATCGGCGACCACACGCTGATCACGCTGGACCTGGGCGGCCAGATGCTCACGGTGAAAGGGCCCAAGGACTTCGAGCGCGCCGACGGCGGACGGCTCGGGGTGAGCTTCTCCCCGGCCTCGACCTATGTCTTCGACGAATCCGGCGGCGAGCGCGTCCGCTGA
- a CDS encoding L-rhamnose mutarotase: MQRMGMMIGIRPEKIAEYKALHADAWPAVLQRIEQANIRNYTIFLREPENLLFGYWEYHGSDFAADMAFIAADPETQRWWKLCGPCQVPLASRAAGEHWAFMEQVFHTG, encoded by the coding sequence ATGCAACGCATGGGCATGATGATCGGCATCCGCCCCGAGAAGATCGCCGAGTACAAGGCGCTGCACGCCGACGCCTGGCCGGCGGTGCTGCAGCGCATCGAGCAGGCGAACATCCGCAACTACACGATCTTCCTGCGCGAGCCGGAAAACCTGCTCTTCGGCTACTGGGAATATCACGGCAGCGACTTCGCGGCCGACATGGCGTTCATCGCCGCCGATCCCGAGACACAGCGATGGTGGAAGCTGTGCGGGCCTTGCCAGGTGCCGCTGGCGAGCCGGGCCGCCGGGGAGCACTGGGCGTTCATGGAGCAGGTGTTTCACACGGGATGA
- a CDS encoding DUF2157 domain-containing protein, producing the protein MDLRLALYELAMQQGLDAGASSRLQRLAGLDEEPASLAATLPRVIAVLGAALGGLGIVFWIAANWDAMGRWGRFALLQSFLAVMCVGALWRPAARVPLSLLALLATGALFAYFGQTYQTGADAWQLFALWALLTLPLAIAVRSDVLWTPWVLIALTAIALWVQAHTGHRWRVEPDDLRAHLVGWLLAAALLTALAAPLRRFSGAGLWSLRTGFTLWVVLVASTALGGLFHREVAPHYAWGLGLFAIAAAALATRRWGDVYGLSAVALGLDTLLVAGLARMVFEDHRGDWVAPLLLVGLAAAGLLAATVSVILKLSRRAAEQEGSA; encoded by the coding sequence ATGGACCTGAGGCTCGCGTTGTACGAACTCGCCATGCAGCAAGGCCTCGATGCCGGGGCGTCGAGCCGCCTGCAGCGACTGGCCGGGCTGGACGAGGAACCCGCGTCGCTCGCAGCGACGCTGCCGCGCGTCATCGCCGTGCTCGGCGCTGCGCTCGGCGGACTGGGCATCGTCTTCTGGATCGCGGCGAACTGGGATGCCATGGGGCGCTGGGGCCGCTTCGCGCTGCTGCAGTCCTTTCTGGCGGTGATGTGCGTCGGCGCGCTGTGGCGGCCTGCCGCCCGCGTTCCGTTGTCGCTGCTGGCGCTGCTGGCCACCGGTGCGCTGTTCGCCTACTTCGGCCAGACCTACCAGACCGGCGCCGACGCGTGGCAGCTCTTCGCGCTGTGGGCACTGCTCACGCTGCCGCTGGCCATCGCCGTGCGCAGCGACGTGCTGTGGACGCCCTGGGTGCTGATCGCGCTGACCGCGATCGCCCTGTGGGTGCAGGCGCACACCGGCCACCGCTGGCGCGTCGAGCCGGACGACCTGCGCGCCCATCTCGTCGGCTGGCTGCTCGCCGCCGCGCTGCTCACGGCGCTGGCGGCGCCGCTGCGCCGCTTCAGTGGTGCGGGCCTGTGGTCGCTGCGCACCGGATTCACGCTGTGGGTGGTGCTGGTCGCGAGCACGGCGCTGGGCGGCCTGTTCCATCGCGAAGTCGCGCCGCACTACGCATGGGGACTGGGGCTGTTCGCGATCGCCGCGGCGGCGCTCGCGACGCGTCGCTGGGGCGACGTCTACGGGCTGAGCGCCGTCGCCCTCGGGCTGGACACGCTGCTCGTCGCCGGACTCGCCCGCATGGTGTTCGAGGACCATCGAGGCGACTGGGTCGCTCCGCTGCTGCTCGTCGGCCTGGCGGCCGCCGGCCTGCTCGCCGCCACGGTGAGCGTCATCCTCAAGCTCTCGCGCCGCGCTGCGGAGCAGGAGGGGTCGGCATGA
- a CDS encoding GDYXXLXY domain-containing protein, with product MNVHRLHAVMQAAREQGLVPPDAVLSRPESRPWPVVLLTALGAWLAAVPLIGVVGLLLGDVLSRSAGPYIVGALMLAAAVVVLRAREVPAFFEQLAVPALIVGGGALAFGLFRDLDTQGGAALLALVAIGVALLLPRPWLRVLLGAAAAVLIAIACVPERAVFSPLGHLRFWLAWHIVLAAWAVAMVAQRHAPARVAAAIESLAAGWLLAALAGLAWWSGMSFLVGASAGGAAADIAREVASLPRRPASAVAMQALSAALAAAAAWRVASAWRSVRRPLVAATALVLIGLAAFMPALGASLLALAVCAITQRLRLAAAAALTCAWIVGAFYYQLAWPLATKALVLTAAGAALAAAAWASMRRDRSAASASIPRSDRRARAGIAMTALAVLAVANTGIWQKQQLIAHGQPVFIELAPVDPRSLMQGDYMRLNFRVPSEVEQQLEGVVTGARPRLVARRDARGVATLLRLDTGGARSPDEMLIELTPKDGRWTVVTDAWFFAEGEERRWERAKYGEFRVDADGRALLVGLRGEGLQTL from the coding sequence ATGAACGTCCACCGTCTGCACGCAGTCATGCAGGCCGCTCGCGAGCAGGGCCTGGTGCCCCCGGACGCCGTGCTGTCCCGCCCCGAATCGCGGCCGTGGCCGGTGGTGCTGCTGACCGCGCTGGGCGCCTGGCTTGCCGCCGTGCCGCTGATCGGCGTCGTGGGCTTGCTGCTCGGCGACGTGCTCAGCCGCAGCGCCGGACCGTACATCGTCGGAGCGCTGATGCTGGCCGCGGCCGTGGTCGTGCTGCGCGCCCGCGAGGTGCCCGCCTTCTTCGAGCAGCTGGCGGTGCCGGCGCTCATCGTCGGCGGCGGCGCACTGGCCTTCGGCCTGTTCCGCGATCTCGACACGCAGGGCGGCGCGGCCCTGCTGGCGCTCGTCGCGATCGGGGTCGCGCTGCTGCTGCCTCGGCCCTGGCTGCGCGTGCTGCTCGGCGCGGCCGCCGCGGTGCTGATCGCCATCGCCTGCGTGCCCGAACGGGCCGTCTTCTCGCCGCTCGGACACCTGCGCTTCTGGCTTGCCTGGCACATCGTCCTTGCCGCCTGGGCCGTCGCGATGGTGGCGCAACGCCACGCGCCCGCGCGCGTCGCGGCGGCGATCGAATCGCTGGCCGCGGGCTGGCTGCTCGCCGCGCTCGCCGGCCTGGCATGGTGGTCGGGCATGAGCTTTCTGGTCGGCGCAAGCGCAGGCGGCGCCGCCGCCGACATCGCGCGCGAAGTCGCTTCGCTGCCGCGGCGGCCCGCGTCCGCCGTCGCCATGCAGGCGCTGTCCGCGGCCCTGGCCGCGGCCGCGGCGTGGCGCGTCGCGTCGGCCTGGCGCAGCGTGCGGCGGCCGTTGGTTGCGGCCACCGCGCTGGTGCTGATCGGACTCGCCGCGTTCATGCCGGCGCTGGGTGCGTCGCTGCTCGCCTTGGCGGTGTGCGCCATCACGCAGCGCCTGCGGCTCGCCGCTGCCGCCGCGCTGACCTGCGCGTGGATCGTCGGCGCGTTCTACTACCAGCTCGCCTGGCCGCTGGCCACGAAGGCGCTCGTGCTGACCGCGGCCGGCGCTGCGCTGGCCGCAGCCGCTTGGGCCTCGATGCGGCGCGATCGGAGCGCCGCCTCGGCATCGATTCCGCGCTCGGATCGTCGCGCGCGAGCGGGCATCGCGATGACGGCACTCGCCGTGCTGGCGGTGGCCAACACCGGCATCTGGCAGAAGCAGCAGCTCATCGCGCATGGCCAGCCGGTGTTCATCGAGCTGGCGCCGGTCGACCCGCGCTCGCTGATGCAGGGCGACTACATGCGCCTGAACTTCCGCGTGCCGTCCGAGGTGGAGCAGCAGCTGGAGGGCGTGGTCACGGGCGCGCGGCCCCGCCTGGTGGCCCGGCGCGATGCGCGCGGCGTTGCCACCCTGCTTCGGCTCGACACCGGTGGCGCGCGATCGCCCGACGAGATGCTGATCGAGCTGACCCCGAAGGACGGCCGCTGGACCGTGGTCACCGACGCATGGTTCTTCGCCGAGGGCGAGGAGCGCCGCTGGGAGCGGGCGAAGTACGGCGAGTTCCGGGTCGACGCGGACGGCAGGGCGCTGCTGGTGGGGCTGCGCGGGGAAGGGCTGCAGACGCTCTGA
- a CDS encoding group II truncated hemoglobin: MSAEESGSQAATPFERLGGEQKVRALVDHFYDLMDLEPAYAKLRALHPAELHGSRDKLFWFLCGWLGGPSHYVDRFGHPMLRARHLPFSIGIAERDQWMACMKQAMHELRIDESLAERLAAAFFNTADWMRNRGG, from the coding sequence ATGAGCGCGGAAGAATCGGGCAGCCAGGCGGCGACGCCCTTCGAAAGGCTGGGCGGAGAGCAGAAGGTGCGCGCCCTGGTCGACCACTTCTACGACCTGATGGACCTCGAGCCCGCCTACGCCAAGCTGCGGGCCCTGCATCCCGCCGAGTTGCACGGCTCGCGCGACAAGCTGTTCTGGTTCCTGTGCGGGTGGCTCGGCGGGCCATCGCACTACGTCGACCGCTTCGGCCATCCGATGCTGCGGGCGCGCCACCTGCCGTTTTCCATCGGGATCGCCGAGCGCGACCAGTGGATGGCGTGCATGAAGCAGGCGATGCACGAGCTGCGCATCGACGAGTCGCTGGCCGAGCGGCTGGCGGCGGCGTTCTTCAACACGGCCGACTGGATGCGCAACCGCGGCGGCTGA
- a CDS encoding MinD/ParA family protein, with the protein MTNPGATPASGRARITAITSGKGGVGKTFMAANVAAALARRGERVLVLDADLGLANLDVVLNLYPKLTLHDVFTGKAQLEDAILPAPGGFSVLLAGSGLVEYSRLTPEVREQLLAVIQKVAPRFDRILLDTGAGISDVVLYAVSLADEVMVIATPEPTSLTDAYATIKVLASQQQRRVIQLIVNQASRLGEGRVIRGQLQQVVDRFVSNGTDTPLKLELAGEVPSDASVREAVQRRQLLLEAFPGSAAAKAVGAIAEKLRP; encoded by the coding sequence ATGACGAATCCAGGCGCCACGCCGGCCAGTGGCCGCGCCCGCATCACCGCGATCACCAGCGGCAAGGGCGGCGTCGGCAAGACATTCATGGCGGCCAATGTCGCCGCCGCGCTGGCGCGGCGCGGCGAGCGGGTGCTGGTGCTCGACGCGGATCTCGGCCTGGCCAATCTCGACGTGGTCCTGAACCTCTACCCCAAGCTCACCTTGCACGATGTCTTCACCGGCAAGGCCCAGCTCGAGGATGCCATCCTGCCGGCGCCGGGCGGCTTCTCGGTGCTGCTGGCGGGCTCGGGGCTGGTGGAGTATTCGCGCCTCACGCCGGAGGTGCGCGAGCAGCTGCTGGCGGTGATCCAGAAGGTGGCTCCGCGCTTCGACCGGATCCTGCTCGACACGGGTGCCGGCATCTCCGATGTCGTGCTCTACGCGGTGTCGCTGGCCGACGAGGTGATGGTGATCGCCACACCCGAACCCACCTCGCTGACCGACGCCTACGCGACGATCAAGGTGCTGGCGAGCCAGCAGCAGCGCCGCGTCATCCAGCTGATCGTCAACCAGGCCAGTCGCCTCGGGGAAGGGCGTGTCATCCGGGGCCAGCTCCAGCAGGTCGTCGACCGCTTCGTCAGCAACGGCACCGACACGCCGCTGAAGCTCGAGCTGGCCGGCGAAGTGCCCAGCGACGCGTCGGTGCGCGAGGCCGTGCAGCGCCGCCAGCTGCTGCTCGAAGCCTTTCCCGGTTCCGCAGCCGCCAAGGCGGTCGGCGCCATCGCGGAGAAGCTCCGACCATGA
- a CDS encoding GGDEF domain-containing protein, producing the protein MQLLSQAGHALPADAPQGTLPWLQAVIDGLCDLSSRDALTGLSNRRQFELAIAREIDRVARAGEPALVLMIDIDHFKRINDTHGHAAGDEVIRSIGQALVDCVRPMDTVARFGGEEFAVILPNCPPAFGLTVAERIRLKVQRRSITVAQGVDVAVTISIGGAFAPQWVRSSATLWIERADQQLYRAKAEGRNRACLEQPVVSQVSAEEKGLLFGHSQYQDIE; encoded by the coding sequence TTGCAGCTCCTTTCGCAGGCGGGGCATGCGCTGCCGGCCGATGCTCCGCAAGGCACGCTGCCCTGGCTGCAGGCGGTGATCGACGGCCTGTGCGACCTTTCCAGCCGCGACGCGCTCACCGGCCTGTCGAACCGGCGCCAGTTCGAGCTGGCCATCGCCCGCGAGATCGACCGCGTGGCGCGAGCCGGCGAGCCGGCGCTGGTGCTGATGATCGACATCGACCACTTCAAGCGCATCAACGACACCCACGGGCACGCGGCCGGCGACGAAGTCATCCGCTCCATCGGCCAGGCGCTGGTCGACTGCGTGCGCCCGATGGATACCGTGGCCCGCTTCGGCGGCGAGGAGTTCGCCGTCATCCTGCCCAACTGTCCCCCCGCCTTCGGGCTCACGGTGGCCGAGCGCATCCGCCTGAAGGTGCAGCGCCGTTCCATCACCGTGGCCCAGGGCGTGGACGTGGCGGTGACCATCAGCATCGGCGGTGCGTTCGCGCCGCAATGGGTTCGCTCGTCGGCGACGCTCTGGATCGAGCGTGCCGACCAGCAGCTCTACCGCGCCAAGGCGGAAGGCCGCAACCGCGCCTGCCTCGAGCAGCCGGTGGTGTCGCAGGTGAGCGCGGAGGAGAAGGGGCTGTTGTTCGGCCATTCCCAATACCAGGACATCGAATGA
- a CDS encoding CheR family methyltransferase: MTAVLASANAPLVRVDAAEQEFSFGAADFERVRQLIYQRAGISLHAGKQAMVYSRLSRRLRDTGHRSFASYLQWLEQPGGAAGEQEWQEFVNCLTTNLTSFFREEHHFHELARDLKARSARPLRIWCNAASTGEEPYSIAMTVAEALGGGHGADILASDIDTKVLATAARGVYAADSRGLNPQRLRQHFLRGKGANSGFIRVKPELAKLVQFRAHNLMASQWSFGEGFDIVFCRNVMIYFDAPTQRRVLERIHRVMKPGGMLYVGHSENFTEARDLFRLRGKTIYERV; encoded by the coding sequence ATGACCGCTGTGCTCGCTTCCGCCAACGCCCCGCTCGTGAGGGTCGATGCCGCGGAGCAGGAGTTCAGTTTCGGGGCTGCCGACTTCGAGCGTGTGCGACAGCTCATCTACCAGCGCGCCGGCATCAGCCTGCATGCCGGCAAGCAGGCGATGGTGTACAGCCGCCTGTCGCGCCGCCTGCGCGACACCGGGCACCGCTCGTTCGCCAGCTATCTGCAATGGCTGGAGCAGCCGGGCGGCGCCGCGGGCGAGCAGGAGTGGCAGGAGTTCGTCAACTGCCTCACGACCAACCTGACCTCGTTCTTCCGCGAGGAGCATCACTTTCACGAGCTCGCACGCGACCTGAAGGCACGCAGCGCGCGGCCGTTGCGCATCTGGTGCAACGCGGCCTCCACCGGGGAGGAGCCGTACTCGATTGCCATGACGGTCGCCGAGGCGCTCGGCGGCGGCCATGGCGCCGACATCCTCGCGAGCGACATCGACACCAAGGTGCTGGCCACCGCGGCGCGCGGCGTCTACGCAGCGGACTCGCGCGGGCTGAATCCGCAGCGGCTGCGCCAGCACTTCCTGCGCGGCAAGGGCGCGAACAGCGGCTTCATCCGCGTCAAGCCCGAGCTCGCCAAGCTCGTCCAGTTCCGCGCCCACAACCTGATGGCGTCGCAGTGGTCGTTCGGCGAAGGGTTCGACATCGTGTTCTGCCGCAACGTCATGATCTATTTCGATGCGCCGACCCAGCGCCGCGTGCTGGAGCGCATCCATCGCGTGATGAAGCCGGGCGGCATGCTCTACGTGGGCCACTCGGAAAACTTCACCGAGGCGCGCGACCTGTTCCGCCTGCGCGGCAAGACGATCTACGAGCGGGTGTGA
- the cheD gene encoding chemoreceptor glutamine deamidase CheD — translation MSVASILSSTPRLDQLKAQPRKPGEASFFFYDAHFSNDAVKILPGEYFVHHEDILIMTTLGSCIAACLWDRQARIGGMNHFMLPEGAGDSGRYGSYAMELLINEMMKRGASRGSMEAKVFGGGQVISGMNSMNVGERNTQFVMDYLKTERIPILSKDVMDVYPRKVCFLPASGKAMVKRLAPTNAEALVAQDRAAAQRAVPAATGGGSVDLF, via the coding sequence GTGAGCGTGGCAAGCATCCTCTCCTCCACGCCGCGACTGGATCAGCTCAAGGCACAGCCGCGCAAGCCGGGCGAGGCCTCGTTCTTCTTCTACGACGCCCACTTCAGCAACGACGCGGTCAAGATCCTGCCGGGCGAGTACTTCGTGCACCACGAGGACATCCTCATCATGACGACGCTCGGGTCGTGCATCGCCGCCTGCCTGTGGGACCGCCAGGCGCGCATCGGCGGCATGAACCACTTCATGCTGCCCGAGGGCGCAGGCGACTCGGGACGCTACGGCTCGTATGCGATGGAACTGCTGATCAACGAGATGATGAAGCGCGGCGCCTCGCGGGGGAGCATGGAGGCCAAGGTCTTCGGCGGCGGGCAGGTGATCAGCGGCATGAATTCGATGAACGTCGGCGAGCGCAACACGCAATTCGTGATGGACTACCTGAAGACCGAGCGCATCCCCATCCTGTCGAAGGACGTGATGGATGTCTATCCGCGCAAGGTGTGCTTCCTGCCCGCCAGCGGCAAGGCGATGGTGAAGCGGCTCGCGCCGACCAACGCCGAGGCGCTGGTCGCGCAGGACCGCGCTGCCGCGCAGCGCGCCGTGCCGGCGGCAACCGGCGGCGGATCGGTCGACCTGTTCTGA